A stretch of Candidatus Omnitrophota bacterium DNA encodes these proteins:
- a CDS encoding PEP-CTERM sorting domain-containing protein, with translation MKTFTAKTMNFLILSVLLPVVYGCNGGSGGGSASLGSLFAGGSPSGSSTGSTSGSVGSGGGDALASIQNPEPATMMLIGGGVAAMAYLRSRVR, from the coding sequence ATGAAAACATTCACAGCTAAAACAATGAACTTCCTGATTCTCTCGGTGTTGTTGCCGGTCGTTTACGGCTGCAATGGGGGAAGCGGCGGCGGGTCTGCCTCTTTAGGCAGTCTTTTTGCCGGTGGCTCTCCTAGCGGCTCGAGCACCGGATCCACCAGCGGATCCGTGGGATCAGGCGGCGGAGATGCCTTGGCGTCAATTCAAAACCCCGAACCGGCGACCATGATGTTGATCGGCGGGGGGGTAGCGGCCATGGCGTATCTGCGCAGCAGAGTTCGTTAA
- a CDS encoding sigma-54 dependent transcriptional regulator: MNNPKERNSKIDILVVDDEPLIRESLYEILRIDGYRAYMASSGEEALTLLGRQKIDIVLTDLKLPKMDGLELLTKIKAAHPETEVIMITGYGTIETAVDTMRKGAFDYVTKPVNDNEIKIIIDKIVDKKAIVEENKSLRQLIAQVNRSSLCDMIGSSESMQRVYHVIDSVASSNATILISGESGTGKGLVARAIHSLDQNRKDKPFVEVSCGALSETLLESELFGHVKGAFTGAIKDKEGRFEFARGGTIFLDEIDAFSPNLQVKLLRVLQDGIIERVGDNAPRKADVRIIVATNQSLSDLVSKGKFRGDLYYRINVISIQLPALRERKEDIDVLVRHFLERYSRDNKKKITGIAEDVRKVFLEYHWPGNVRELENAIEGAVIMVKTGIINRWDIPNFGKFESAPAVTSANPDGWPLKKVMEQPEKDLILTVLKDCHWNRNKAAEALGINRTTLYNKMKKYEISFHKPGR; encoded by the coding sequence ATGAACAATCCTAAAGAGCGCAACAGCAAAATTGACATCCTCGTTGTGGACGACGAGCCCCTGATTCGAGAATCCCTCTATGAGATCCTCCGGATCGACGGTTATCGGGCTTATATGGCCTCAAGCGGGGAGGAGGCGTTGACTCTCTTGGGCCGGCAAAAAATCGACATCGTCCTCACCGACCTGAAACTGCCCAAAATGGACGGGCTGGAACTGTTAACGAAAATCAAAGCCGCGCACCCGGAAACGGAAGTGATCATGATCACCGGCTACGGCACTATCGAAACCGCCGTGGACACCATGAGAAAAGGAGCCTTTGATTATGTGACCAAGCCGGTCAATGACAACGAGATCAAGATCATCATCGACAAGATTGTCGATAAAAAGGCGATAGTCGAGGAGAACAAAAGCCTGCGGCAACTGATCGCCCAGGTCAACCGCAGTTCGCTGTGTGACATGATTGGCTCCAGCGAGAGCATGCAGCGGGTCTACCACGTTATCGATTCGGTGGCCAGTTCCAACGCAACGATTCTGATCAGCGGGGAAAGCGGAACGGGAAAGGGCCTTGTGGCCCGGGCGATCCATAGCCTGGATCAGAATCGTAAAGACAAACCGTTTGTTGAGGTCAGCTGCGGGGCTTTGTCGGAAACCCTGCTGGAAAGCGAACTTTTCGGGCACGTGAAAGGGGCCTTTACCGGCGCCATCAAGGACAAAGAGGGCCGTTTTGAGTTTGCCAGGGGCGGGACCATTTTTTTGGATGAAATCGACGCCTTTTCCCCGAATTTGCAGGTGAAGCTCCTGCGCGTGCTGCAGGACGGGATTATTGAGAGGGTGGGGGACAACGCTCCGCGCAAGGCAGATGTCCGGATCATTGTCGCCACGAACCAGTCGCTTTCGGACCTTGTGTCGAAAGGGAAATTCCGTGGGGACTTGTATTATCGCATCAATGTCATTTCGATTCAGCTGCCGGCCCTGCGGGAGCGGAAGGAAGATATAGACGTTCTTGTCCGGCATTTTCTCGAGAGGTATAGCCGCGATAATAAAAAGAAAATCACGGGGATCGCCGAGGATGTCCGTAAGGTTTTTTTGGAATACCATTGGCCCGGGAACGTCCGCGAGCTTGAAAACGCCATTGAAGGCGCGGTGATCATGGTCAAGACCGGGATAATCAATCGCTGGGATATCCCGAATTTCGGGAAGTTTGAGTCAGCTCCGGCGGTGACCTCGGCCAACCCGGATGGATGGCCGCTGAAGAAGGTCATGGAGCAGCCGGAAAAGGACTTGATCCTGACAGTCCTTAAAGATTGCCATTGGAACCGCAATAAGGCCGCTGAGGCCCTCGGGATTAACCGGACAACGCTTTATAACAAGATGAAAAAATACGAAATTTCTTTTCATAAACCCGGCCGTTAA
- a CDS encoding ATP-binding protein encodes MMENTGEKNNAFGDQSGLFRQISDICAAVNAVRNGKELLEVSLSETLALFGAQRGSIFILKENGKDLILKTARGMEVKERVEIVKRLGEGVVGQVAVTKKPIVVDDIAKDQRFSNFKARKSYRTPSFICAPLLIKDKLIGVINISDKASGQKFSPQELQLLDFLSSQIALNYRRIELYQKFKTVIKESQTLKNELGKSSLETTILKRQVVLQEKLASIGKLAGGIAHEFNNPLDGVLRYTNLCLEHVREDEVVRGYLLEIKHGLNRMAEIVRSLLACSRQVETAGKKIGPNEAAENALKALQTEIIHKDIQVETRLQDGLPQLVDFGLERVLQNLIRNAIDAMNDHGRIFIATSRKSGEVLIEVVDTGTGISRESMERIFEPFYTTKDIDKGCGLGLTIVSEIVKSYNGQIHVESAVNQGTKFAVTIPVKSNEQS; translated from the coding sequence ATGATGGAAAATACGGGCGAGAAAAATAACGCTTTTGGGGACCAATCCGGCCTTTTTCGGCAGATCAGCGATATTTGCGCGGCGGTCAATGCCGTCAGGAACGGCAAAGAACTGCTGGAGGTGTCCTTGAGCGAAACGCTGGCTCTCTTTGGCGCGCAACGGGGGTCCATATTCATCCTGAAGGAGAATGGAAAGGACCTGATCCTTAAAACGGCCCGCGGCATGGAAGTCAAGGAAAGGGTTGAAATTGTCAAGCGTTTGGGGGAAGGGGTTGTCGGTCAGGTTGCCGTCACCAAAAAGCCCATCGTTGTTGACGACATTGCCAAGGACCAGCGTTTTTCCAATTTTAAGGCGAGAAAGAGTTACCGGACCCCGTCGTTCATCTGCGCGCCGCTGTTGATCAAGGACAAGCTTATTGGGGTCATCAATATTTCCGACAAGGCCTCCGGGCAGAAATTCAGCCCGCAGGAGCTTCAATTGCTGGACTTTCTTTCAAGCCAGATCGCGTTGAACTATCGCCGGATCGAGTTATACCAGAAATTCAAAACGGTCATCAAGGAATCACAGACACTCAAAAATGAGCTGGGGAAATCCAGCCTGGAAACCACGATCCTCAAGCGGCAGGTTGTTTTGCAGGAAAAGCTCGCCAGCATCGGCAAGCTGGCCGGCGGCATCGCCCACGAGTTTAATAATCCGTTGGACGGGGTGTTGCGTTACACGAATCTTTGTCTGGAGCATGTGCGGGAGGATGAGGTCGTTCGGGGATACCTTCTGGAGATCAAGCACGGTTTGAACCGCATGGCCGAGATCGTCCGGAGCCTTTTGGCTTGTTCACGCCAGGTGGAGACCGCCGGCAAGAAAATCGGCCCAAATGAGGCCGCGGAAAACGCTTTGAAGGCCCTGCAAACGGAAATCATTCACAAGGATATTCAGGTTGAGACGCGGCTTCAGGACGGCCTGCCGCAACTGGTGGATTTCGGCCTGGAAAGGGTTTTGCAGAATTTGATCCGGAACGCCATCGACGCCATGAACGATCATGGGCGGATTTTTATCGCCACATCGCGAAAGAGCGGCGAGGTTTTGATCGAAGTGGTCGACACAGGGACCGGTATCTCCCGGGAATCGATGGAGAGGATTTTTGAACCGTTTTATACGACCAAGGATATTGACAAGGGATGCGGCCTGGGGCTCACCATTGTGAGCGAGATCGTCAAGAGCTATAACGGCCAGATCCATGTGGAAAGCGCCGTCAACCAGGGGACGAAATTCGCCGTTACGATCCCCGTGAAATCCAATGAACAATCCTAA
- a CDS encoding tetratricopeptide repeat protein — protein MKKILIVLGSIMAGLFIVLSLADRSDYKVEKQLWRIQRQFDAIAADPKVVPARKFDSVAGKYQKLIHAYPRSPLVPKIYIQIAKIYVLREDWPLARENFQKALSAAPKTDTGGEALFGIGKTYEKEGRWTEAVETYREVMHGFPETEIGLNIPLYIAEYYLQQGSAPAYQEALQDAVDFYRTIARDQSKSSRQFAALGKLVLAYMALERWQEAVDTLSGILLDYASEEHLSVQRAGLIVKAINNVSIMKLGDYNRPVAVYEKFMEINPEHPLNPVLRDMIKALKQLEKREGLEQPVPGP, from the coding sequence ATGAAGAAGATTCTCATCGTGTTGGGCAGTATCATGGCGGGGCTTTTTATTGTTCTTTCTCTTGCGGACCGCAGCGATTATAAAGTCGAGAAGCAGTTATGGCGGATTCAAAGACAATTTGACGCCATCGCCGCTGATCCCAAGGTCGTTCCTGCACGGAAATTCGACAGCGTGGCCGGGAAGTACCAAAAGTTGATTCACGCGTATCCTCGTTCGCCCTTGGTCCCGAAGATTTATATTCAGATCGCGAAAATCTATGTTCTGAGGGAAGATTGGCCGTTGGCCCGGGAAAATTTTCAGAAGGCCCTGTCAGCCGCTCCGAAGACCGATACCGGCGGCGAGGCGCTCTTTGGCATAGGCAAGACGTATGAAAAGGAAGGCCGTTGGACGGAAGCCGTTGAAACATACCGGGAAGTCATGCACGGTTTTCCTGAAACGGAGATTGGGCTGAACATCCCGTTGTATATTGCCGAGTATTATCTCCAGCAGGGGAGCGCGCCCGCATATCAGGAGGCTTTGCAGGACGCCGTTGATTTTTATCGGACGATAGCCCGGGACCAGTCCAAGTCTTCCAGGCAATTCGCGGCGCTGGGGAAACTTGTCCTGGCCTATATGGCCTTGGAGCGCTGGCAGGAAGCCGTGGACACGTTGTCCGGGATCCTTTTGGATTATGCCTCGGAAGAACACTTGAGCGTCCAGCGCGCGGGATTGATCGTCAAAGCCATCAATAACGTTTCGATCATGAAGCTGGGGGACTACAATAGGCCGGTCGCGGTTTATGAAAAATTCATGGAGATCAATCCCGAGCATCCCTTGAATCCGGTTCTGCGGGACATGATCAAGGCGCTCAAACAATTGGAGAAGAGAGAGGGACTCGAACAGCCGGTCCCGGGACCATGA
- a CDS encoding PocR ligand-binding domain-containing protein, which yields MTPKQLVEELIEKDKWAEFLRRFIDVLKINLFVVDHEGKMLVPPYRNGDRRKFQNDLLVESFGFDFSGKGKEFFQKFDKQGPYWEASSPFDMRIYAVPVSVEGKTFAYTLVGPVILNRRLEAAEYVALAQQQKVSPEPLVDAMNEVRVVSFVTMKAILDLLSEVIKDVVELSLERRKLHETRFNREILPKEITDAAQEMYKSIHEDELLVTILDVALNLTRAECGSIMLLDEKTGELAIKVSRGLGKGACGARVKMGEGVAGVAAQENTPFLISGVQGDNRIKHLLKRPEIKTAVVMPLTTQDRVFGVLNLHAKSEDNSIEAGMESLQNFGRLVTAAMNSF from the coding sequence ATGACCCCGAAACAATTGGTTGAGGAATTGATCGAGAAGGACAAATGGGCCGAATTTTTGAGGCGGTTCATCGATGTCTTGAAGATCAATCTTTTTGTCGTGGATCATGAGGGGAAGATGCTTGTGCCGCCGTATCGCAACGGGGACCGGCGCAAATTTCAGAACGACCTCCTGGTGGAATCGTTTGGCTTCGATTTTTCAGGAAAGGGGAAGGAATTTTTTCAGAAATTCGACAAGCAGGGACCCTATTGGGAGGCCTCCAGCCCGTTTGACATGCGGATTTACGCCGTTCCTGTCTCTGTCGAGGGAAAGACGTTCGCCTACACTTTGGTGGGTCCCGTGATCCTGAACCGGCGGCTTGAGGCCGCCGAATATGTGGCCCTGGCCCAGCAGCAAAAAGTCAGCCCGGAGCCGCTGGTGGACGCCATGAATGAGGTTCGCGTTGTCTCTTTTGTTACGATGAAGGCAATTTTGGACCTTTTGTCCGAAGTCATCAAGGATGTGGTCGAGTTGAGTTTGGAACGGCGCAAACTGCATGAGACGCGCTTCAACCGTGAGATTCTTCCTAAGGAAATTACCGATGCGGCCCAGGAAATGTATAAATCCATCCATGAGGACGAGCTCCTGGTGACCATCCTGGATGTGGCGTTGAATTTGACCCGCGCTGAGTGCGGCTCCATCATGCTCCTGGACGAAAAGACAGGGGAGCTGGCGATCAAGGTTTCGCGCGGCCTTGGCAAAGGTGCTTGCGGCGCCCGCGTCAAGATGGGGGAAGGGGTGGCCGGTGTCGCTGCGCAGGAAAACACGCCATTTTTGATCTCGGGTGTCCAGGGGGACAACCGTATCAAGCATCTTCTCAAGAGACCGGAAATCAAGACGGCTGTCGTCATGCCGTTGACCACGCAAGACCGCGTTTTTGGCGTTTTGAATCTGCATGCCAAGAGTGAGGATAACAGCATTGAAGCCGGCATGGAAAGCCTCCAGAATTTCGGCCGCCTGGTTACCGCCGCTATGAACAGTTTTTAG